From Streptomyces sp. HUAS MG91, the proteins below share one genomic window:
- the cobO gene encoding cob(I)yrinic acid a,c-diamide adenosyltransferase: MPQGQPSVVPDDGLTTRQRRNRPLVFVHTGIGKGKSTAAFGLALRAWNQGWPIGVFQFVKSAKWKVGEENALKVLGASGEGGTVDWHKMGEGWSWVQRDDQADNEEKAREGWEQVKRDLAAETYKLYVLDEFAYPLHWGWIDVEEVVQVLRDRPGTQHVVITGRNAPEKLVEFADLVTDMSKVKHPMDAGQKGQRGIEW, from the coding sequence ATGCCGCAGGGACAGCCGAGTGTCGTACCGGACGACGGACTGACGACTCGTCAGCGCCGCAACCGTCCGCTGGTGTTCGTGCACACGGGCATCGGCAAGGGCAAGTCGACGGCCGCCTTCGGTCTCGCGCTGCGCGCCTGGAACCAGGGCTGGCCGATCGGGGTGTTCCAGTTCGTCAAGTCGGCGAAGTGGAAGGTCGGCGAGGAGAACGCGCTGAAGGTCCTCGGCGCCTCCGGCGAGGGCGGGACCGTCGACTGGCACAAGATGGGCGAGGGCTGGTCCTGGGTCCAGCGCGATGATCAGGCGGACAACGAGGAGAAGGCCCGTGAGGGCTGGGAGCAGGTCAAGCGGGACCTGGCCGCCGAGACGTACAAGCTGTACGTGCTCGACGAGTTCGCCTACCCGCTGCACTGGGGCTGGATCGACGTCGAGGAGGTCGTCCAGGTGCTGCGCGACCGGCCCGGCACCCAGCACGTGGTCATCACGGGCCGCAACGCCCCCGAGAAGCTGGTCGAGTTCGCCGATCTGGTGACGGACATGTCGAAGGTGAAGCACCCCATGGACGCGGGCCAGAAGGGCCAGCGAGGCATCGAGTGGTGA
- a CDS encoding cobyrinate a,c-diamide synthase, whose product MTHVPRLVVAAPASGSGKTTVATGLMAAFAERGLAVSPHKVGPDYIDPGYHALATGRPGRNLDAYMCGPELVAPLFAHGAAGCELAVVEGVMGLFDGVSGAGELASTAHVAKLLKAPVVLVVDASSQSRSVAALVHGFASFDPEVRLAGVILNKVGSERHEQLLREALEEVGVPVYGALYRTPQVATPSRHLGLVPVAERSTEALDSVRASAAMVREGCDLEGLLALARTAPPLATEAWSASAPPGARGTARSAPTEPHTRTKPVVAVAAGAAFTFSYAEHTELLEAAGAEVVPFDPLHDEHLPEGTAGLVVGGGFPEVYAPELSANEQLRKEVAALAVTGAPIAAECAGLLYLARSLDGRAMCGVLEADARMSGRLTLGYRDAVAIGDSVLVPAGTRMRGHEFHRTVLEPGAGPAPAWGMRLPSPRVEGFVQQGVHASYLHTHWAALPDVAHRLVGRCPR is encoded by the coding sequence GTGACGCACGTCCCCCGGCTCGTCGTCGCCGCGCCCGCCTCCGGTTCGGGCAAGACGACGGTGGCGACGGGGCTGATGGCCGCGTTCGCCGAGCGCGGTCTCGCCGTCTCCCCGCACAAGGTGGGCCCCGACTACATCGACCCGGGCTACCACGCCCTCGCGACGGGCCGCCCGGGCCGCAACCTGGACGCGTACATGTGCGGCCCCGAGCTGGTGGCGCCGCTGTTCGCGCACGGCGCCGCCGGCTGCGAACTCGCCGTCGTGGAAGGCGTGATGGGCCTGTTCGACGGCGTCTCGGGCGCGGGCGAGCTGGCGTCGACGGCGCATGTCGCCAAGCTGCTCAAGGCGCCCGTCGTGCTGGTCGTCGACGCGTCGTCGCAGTCGCGGTCGGTGGCGGCGCTGGTGCACGGCTTCGCGTCGTTCGACCCGGAGGTGCGCCTCGCGGGCGTCATCCTCAACAAGGTCGGCTCCGAGCGCCACGAGCAGCTGCTGCGCGAGGCCCTGGAGGAGGTCGGCGTCCCGGTGTACGGCGCGCTGTACCGCACCCCGCAGGTGGCCACCCCCTCCCGCCACCTGGGTCTGGTCCCGGTCGCCGAACGCAGCACGGAGGCGCTGGACTCCGTACGGGCGTCGGCGGCGATGGTCAGGGAGGGCTGCGACCTGGAGGGCCTGCTGGCCCTGGCCCGCACGGCCCCGCCGCTGGCAACGGAGGCGTGGAGTGCGAGCGCCCCGCCAGGGGCGCGGGGAACTGCGCGCTCAGCCCCCACCGAGCCGCACACGCGCACGAAACCCGTCGTGGCAGTAGCAGCAGGCGCGGCCTTCACCTTCTCCTACGCGGAACACACGGAACTCCTGGAGGCGGCCGGCGCGGAGGTCGTCCCCTTCGACCCCCTCCACGACGAACACCTCCCGGAGGGCACCGCGGGGCTGGTCGTCGGCGGCGGCTTCCCCGAGGTCTACGCCCCGGAGCTGTCGGCGAACGAACAGCTCCGCAAAGAAGTGGCCGCGCTGGCCGTCACGGGCGCCCCGATCGCCGCCGAGTGCGCGGGGCTGCTCTACCTGGCCCGTTCCCTCGACGGCAGGGCGATGTGCGGGGTCCTGGAGGCCGACGCCCGGATGTCCGGGCGGCTCACGCTCGGCTACCGGGACGCGGTCGCGATCGGCGACAGCGTGCTGGTCCCCGCGGGGACCCGGATGCGCGGTCACGAGTTCCACCGCACGGTCCTCGAACCGGGCGCGGGCCCGGCGCCCGCGTGGGGCATGCGGCTGCCCTCGCCGCGCGTCGAGGGGTTCGTGCAGCAGGGCGTGCACGCCAGCTATCTGCACACGCACTGGGCGGCGCTGCCGGACGTCGCCCACCGGCTGGTGGGGCGGTGTCCGAGGTGA
- a CDS encoding putative cobaltochelatase — protein sequence MSAPYPFTAVVGQDDLRLALLLNAVSPAVGGVLVRGEKGTAKSTAVRALSALMPSVGVVPGCRFSCDPAAPDPQCPDGPHEEAGQTERPARMVELPVGASEDRLVGALDIERALAEGVKAFEPGLLADAHRGILYVDEVNLLHDHLVDLLLDAAAMGASYVEREGVSVRHAARFLLVGTMNPEEGELRPQLLDRFGLTVEVAASREPAQRVEVVKRRLAYDDAPDAFVARWADEEADVRARIVAARALLPEVRLGDDALTQIAATCAAFEVDGMRADIVMARTATALAAWAGRTEVLSEDVRQAALLALPHRRRRNPFDAPGLDEDKLDETLDEFGPDRPDDDPEPDPEPNGPDDGPDGGGGGGGVPPQGDPADDGGAAQESSGASPAEAPAPGGGAPQEQRAVSAGEPFRTKMLSVPGLGEGAAGRRSRARTEHGRTTGAVRPRGNLTKLHLAATVQAAAPHQRARGRSGPGLVVRRDDLRQATREGREGNLVLFVVDASGSMAARKRMGAVKGAVLSLLLDAYQRRDKVGLVTFRGSGAEVALPPTSSVDAAAARLETLPTGGRTPLAAGLLKAHEVLRVERLRDPARRPLLVVVTDGRATGGPEPVQLAARAAGLHAAEGTAAVVVDCESGMVRLGLAGELASRLGGQAVTLDELRADSIAGLVKDVQGTNTIRRRAA from the coding sequence ATGTCTGCCCCTTATCCGTTCACCGCCGTCGTCGGGCAGGACGATCTGCGGCTCGCTCTTCTGCTCAACGCCGTGTCGCCCGCCGTCGGCGGTGTGCTCGTGCGCGGGGAGAAGGGGACCGCCAAGTCCACCGCCGTGCGCGCCCTTTCGGCCCTGATGCCGAGCGTCGGGGTCGTCCCCGGGTGCCGGTTCTCGTGCGATCCCGCGGCGCCCGACCCGCAGTGCCCCGACGGGCCGCACGAGGAGGCCGGGCAGACCGAACGACCCGCCCGCATGGTCGAGTTGCCCGTCGGCGCCTCCGAGGACCGGCTCGTCGGCGCGCTGGACATCGAGCGGGCGCTCGCCGAGGGCGTGAAGGCCTTCGAGCCGGGGCTGCTCGCCGACGCGCACCGCGGGATCCTGTACGTGGACGAGGTGAACCTGCTCCACGACCACCTCGTGGACCTGCTCCTCGACGCCGCCGCCATGGGCGCCTCGTACGTGGAGCGCGAGGGCGTCTCCGTACGGCATGCCGCGCGCTTCCTCCTCGTAGGGACGATGAACCCCGAAGAGGGCGAGCTGCGGCCGCAGTTGCTCGACCGGTTCGGGCTGACCGTGGAGGTCGCCGCGTCCCGGGAGCCGGCGCAGCGCGTCGAGGTCGTGAAGCGGCGGCTCGCCTACGACGACGCACCGGACGCCTTCGTCGCCCGGTGGGCCGACGAGGAGGCCGACGTACGGGCGCGGATCGTCGCCGCGCGCGCCCTGCTGCCCGAAGTGCGGCTCGGGGACGACGCGTTGACGCAGATCGCGGCGACCTGCGCCGCGTTCGAGGTGGACGGCATGCGCGCCGACATCGTGATGGCGCGGACCGCGACCGCGCTCGCCGCGTGGGCGGGGCGCACCGAGGTGCTGTCGGAGGACGTGCGGCAGGCGGCCCTGCTCGCGCTGCCGCACCGCAGGCGGCGCAACCCGTTCGACGCGCCGGGGCTCGACGAGGACAAGCTCGACGAGACGCTGGACGAGTTCGGCCCCGACCGGCCGGACGACGACCCGGAGCCCGACCCGGAGCCGAACGGGCCGGACGACGGCCCGGACGGCGGTGGCGGCGGTGGCGGGGTTCCGCCGCAGGGTGATCCGGCGGACGACGGCGGCGCGGCGCAGGAGTCCTCCGGCGCGTCCCCGGCCGAGGCGCCCGCGCCCGGTGGCGGTGCGCCCCAGGAGCAGCGGGCCGTGTCGGCCGGTGAGCCGTTCCGTACGAAGATGCTGAGTGTGCCGGGGCTCGGCGAGGGCGCGGCCGGGCGGCGGTCCCGGGCGCGCACCGAGCACGGCCGCACGACGGGTGCCGTACGCCCCCGGGGGAACCTGACCAAGCTGCATCTGGCGGCCACCGTGCAGGCGGCCGCGCCGCATCAGCGGGCGCGGGGCCGCAGCGGTCCGGGGCTCGTCGTGCGCCGGGACGATCTGCGGCAGGCGACCCGGGAGGGGCGCGAGGGCAATCTCGTGCTGTTCGTGGTCGACGCCTCCGGTTCGATGGCGGCCCGCAAGCGGATGGGCGCCGTGAAGGGCGCCGTGCTTTCGCTGCTCCTGGACGCCTACCAGCGCCGGGACAAGGTGGGGCTCGTGACGTTCCGGGGGTCGGGCGCCGAGGTGGCGCTGCCGCCGACGTCCAGCGTGGACGCCGCCGCGGCCCGCCTGGAGACGCTGCCGACGGGCGGGCGCACGCCGCTGGCCGCCGGGCTGCTCAAGGCGCACGAGGTGCTGCGCGTGGAGCGGCTGCGGGATCCGGCGCGGCGGCCGCTGCTGGTCGTCGTGACCGACGGGCGGGCCACCGGCGGGCCGGAGCCGGTCCAGCTGGCCGCACGGGCCGCCGGACTGCACGCCGCCGAGGGCACCGCCGCCGTGGTCGTGGACTGCGAGAGCGGCATGGTGCGGCTCGGGCTCGCCGGTGAGCTGGCCTCCCGGCTCGGCGGGCAGGCCGTGACGCTGGACGAGCTGCGCGCCGACTCGATCGCCGGGCTCGTCAAGGACGTACAGGGAACCAACACCATCCGCAGGAGGGCCGCCTGA
- a CDS encoding SCO1860 family LAETG-anchored protein, translating into MSSTSNTVARRTRRIAVTATAAVLAAGPAMLATAGPAAATGDHGGKAGAVVLRTGLDVSLLNKTVNVPLRLALNEVQAPASAEKTALTARLDGVDGGQPFSVLRADVAKAKATVDDKKAEGFTQLVHAKVHVPGLPMLSLIQVDQVTSKALCEAGKKPVAESNLLGSVTVLGKKVTLSAGGTTRVDVPQIGEVSLALSETSTTSTTAAASALHLKVSVNPLKLNVAEVNGEVTLAGATCTAPKAAPAEDPKPQGGKPEKPVEAAPVENKTEPKAEAKPETKADLAETGGNSNTPYIAGGAIVLLVAGGGAVALARKGRRSRA; encoded by the coding sequence ATGTCCAGCACCAGCAACACCGTCGCCCGTCGCACCCGCCGCATCGCCGTGACGGCCACCGCCGCTGTCCTCGCCGCCGGACCCGCGATGCTCGCGACCGCGGGCCCGGCGGCGGCCACCGGCGACCACGGCGGCAAGGCCGGCGCGGTGGTCCTGCGCACGGGCCTGGACGTCTCGCTCCTGAACAAGACGGTGAACGTCCCGCTGAGGCTCGCGCTCAACGAGGTGCAGGCCCCCGCGAGCGCCGAGAAGACCGCGCTGACCGCGCGCCTGGACGGCGTCGACGGCGGGCAGCCGTTCAGCGTGCTGCGCGCCGACGTGGCCAAGGCGAAGGCCACCGTGGACGACAAGAAGGCGGAGGGCTTCACCCAGCTCGTCCACGCCAAGGTCCACGTCCCCGGCCTGCCCATGCTCTCCCTCATCCAGGTCGATCAGGTCACCTCGAAGGCGCTGTGCGAGGCGGGCAAGAAGCCGGTCGCGGAGTCGAACCTGCTGGGCTCGGTCACCGTGCTCGGCAAGAAGGTCACCCTGTCGGCGGGCGGCACGACCCGCGTCGATGTCCCGCAGATCGGCGAGGTCTCCCTCGCCCTGTCCGAGACCTCCACCACGTCGACGACGGCCGCCGCGTCGGCCCTGCACCTCAAGGTCTCGGTGAACCCCCTGAAGCTGAACGTGGCGGAGGTCAACGGCGAGGTCACCCTCGCCGGCGCCACCTGCACGGCGCCCAAGGCGGCCCCGGCGGAGGACCCGAAGCCGCAGGGCGGCAAGCCGGAGAAGCCGGTCGAGGCCGCGCCGGTCGAGAACAAGACGGAGCCCAAGGCGGAGGCCAAGCCGGAGACCAAGGCCGACCTGGCGGAGACCGGCGGCAACTCGAACACGCCGTACATCGCGGGCGGCGCGATCGTGCTCCTCGTCGCGGGCGGCGGCGCGGTCGCGCTGGCGCGCAAGGGACGGCGTTCGCGCGCGTAG
- a CDS encoding cobalamin biosynthesis protein, translating into MTCAPDRLVGGVGARAGVTADEVLELVREVLAEAGAGHGALAALATVEAKGREPGIVRAAALLGVPLVTFPAARLAAVTVPHPSAGARDAVGTPSVAEAAALAAGGELLVPKRTARGADGGRGRVTFALARAG; encoded by the coding sequence ATGACCTGCGCCCCGGACCGGCTCGTCGGCGGGGTCGGCGCCCGCGCCGGGGTCACCGCCGACGAGGTGCTGGAGCTGGTCCGCGAGGTGCTGGCCGAGGCCGGGGCGGGCCACGGCGCGCTGGCCGCGCTCGCCACGGTGGAGGCGAAGGGGCGGGAGCCGGGGATCGTGCGGGCCGCCGCGCTGCTCGGGGTGCCGCTCGTGACGTTTCCGGCGGCGCGACTGGCCGCCGTGACCGTGCCGCACCCCTCGGCGGGGGCGCGGGACGCGGTGGGCACGCCGTCCGTCGCGGAGGCGGCCGCGCTCGCCGCCGGGGGTGAGCTGCTGGTTCCCAAGAGAACGGCGCGCGGTGCCGACGGGGGGCGCGGGAGGGTGACGTTCGCGCTGGCACGCGCCGGGTAA
- a CDS encoding group 1 truncated hemoglobin, whose translation MSESSVYEAVGGAPAVAAVVDLFYAKVLADDDLSPHFRTTDLPTLKAHQRAFIATALGGPDAYRGRPLDEAHARLGLTGADFDRVVTHLADSLTEAGVEQSLIAETAARLTPLKQQIVKGT comes from the coding sequence ATGAGTGAGTCGAGTGTCTACGAGGCGGTGGGCGGAGCCCCCGCGGTGGCAGCCGTGGTCGACCTTTTCTATGCCAAGGTCCTTGCGGACGACGACCTGTCGCCGCACTTCCGCACCACCGACCTTCCGACACTGAAGGCCCATCAGCGGGCCTTCATCGCCACGGCACTGGGCGGTCCCGACGCGTACCGGGGCCGCCCGCTCGACGAGGCGCACGCCCGGCTCGGCCTGACCGGGGCGGACTTCGACCGCGTGGTCACCCACCTCGCCGACTCCCTGACGGAGGCAGGCGTGGAGCAGTCGCTCATCGCCGAGACGGCGGCCCGCCTGACACCCCTCAAGCAGCAGATCGTGAAGGGCACCTAG
- a CDS encoding ZIP family metal transporter, producing the protein MAVFVALGAFLMTLIGGWTAQRVTDRRHLVLGLAGGLMLGVVGLDLLPEALEAAGGPVFGVPAALLLFVAGFLGAHVLEHLLAQRQAAHGGDEHENGRVPEVGLTAASAMVGHSLMDGMAIGAAIQVGGGMGLAVALAVIAHDFADGFNTYTLTRLYGNARRKALTMLFADAAAPVVGAASTLLFTIPEQLLGGYLGFFGGVLLYLAAAEILPEAHHDHPARSTLAATVAGAAFIWLVVGIAG; encoded by the coding sequence ATGGCGGTGTTCGTGGCGCTCGGCGCCTTTCTGATGACCCTGATCGGCGGCTGGACCGCGCAGCGGGTCACCGACCGGCGCCATCTGGTGCTCGGGCTCGCGGGCGGGCTCATGCTCGGCGTGGTCGGCCTCGACCTGCTGCCGGAGGCGCTGGAAGCGGCGGGCGGACCGGTCTTCGGCGTGCCCGCGGCGCTGCTGCTGTTCGTCGCCGGGTTCCTCGGCGCGCACGTCCTGGAGCACCTCCTCGCCCAGCGGCAGGCCGCCCACGGCGGGGACGAGCACGAGAACGGCCGGGTCCCCGAGGTGGGCCTGACGGCCGCCTCCGCGATGGTCGGGCACAGCCTCATGGACGGCATGGCGATCGGCGCCGCGATCCAGGTGGGCGGCGGAATGGGCCTCGCCGTGGCGCTCGCGGTGATCGCCCACGACTTCGCCGACGGCTTCAACACGTACACGCTCACCCGGCTGTACGGCAACGCCCGCCGCAAGGCGCTGACGATGCTGTTCGCCGACGCGGCGGCCCCCGTGGTGGGCGCCGCCTCCACCCTGCTGTTCACCATTCCGGAGCAATTGCTCGGCGGCTATCTCGGCTTCTTCGGCGGCGTCCTGCTGTACCTGGCCGCCGCCGAGATCCTGCCCGAGGCCCACCACGACCACCCGGCGCGCTCGACGCTGGCCGCCACGGTGGCGGGCGCGGCCTTCATCTGGCTCGTGGTGGGCATCGCCGGCTGA
- a CDS encoding cobyric acid synthase: MNRGGLLVAGTTSDAGKSVVTAGICRWLVRQGVKVAPFKGQNMSLNSFVTREGAEIGRAQAMQAQAARVEPTALMNPVLLKPGSDRSSQVVLMGKPVGEMSARGYHGSRQEALLDTVVGCLEELRGSHDAVICEGAGSPAEINLRRTDIVNMGVARAARLPVLVVGDIDRGGVFASFFGTTALLAPEDQELLAGYVVNKFRGDVTLLEPGLDMLKSLTGRATYGVLPYQHGLGIDEEDGLRVSLRGAVRESVVAPPAGEDVLRVAVCAVPLMSNFTDVDALAAEPGVVVRFVDRAEELVDADLVVVPGTRGTVKALEWLRERGLAEALVRRAAEGRPVLGICGGFQVLGERIEDEVESRAGVVDGLGLLPVRVRFAAEKTLARPVGEALGAYVEGYEIHHGVADVLGGEAFLDGCRVGSVWGTHWHGSLESDDFRRAFLREVAAAAGRRFVPAPDTSFAALREEQLDRLGDLIERHADTDALWRLIEGGAPAGLPFVPPGAPS; the protein is encoded by the coding sequence ATGAACCGGGGCGGGCTGCTCGTCGCGGGCACCACCTCCGACGCGGGGAAGAGTGTCGTCACCGCCGGGATCTGCCGGTGGCTGGTGCGGCAGGGCGTGAAGGTCGCGCCGTTCAAGGGGCAGAACATGTCCCTCAATTCGTTCGTCACCCGCGAGGGCGCCGAGATCGGGCGGGCGCAGGCGATGCAGGCGCAGGCCGCCCGGGTCGAGCCGACCGCGCTGATGAACCCGGTGCTGCTCAAGCCCGGCAGCGACCGCAGCAGCCAGGTCGTGCTGATGGGCAAGCCCGTGGGCGAGATGAGCGCGCGGGGCTATCACGGGTCGCGCCAGGAGGCGCTGCTCGACACCGTGGTGGGGTGCCTGGAGGAGCTGCGGGGCAGTCATGACGCTGTGATCTGTGAAGGCGCCGGCTCTCCCGCCGAGATCAATCTGCGGCGCACCGACATCGTGAACATGGGCGTCGCGCGGGCCGCGCGGCTGCCGGTGCTCGTGGTCGGGGACATCGACCGGGGCGGTGTCTTCGCCTCGTTCTTCGGGACGACGGCGCTGCTCGCGCCGGAGGACCAGGAGCTGCTCGCCGGGTATGTGGTGAACAAGTTCCGCGGTGACGTGACGCTGCTGGAGCCCGGACTCGACATGCTCAAGTCCCTCACCGGGCGGGCCACTTACGGCGTGCTGCCGTATCAGCACGGGCTCGGCATCGACGAGGAGGACGGGCTGCGGGTCTCCCTGCGGGGCGCGGTGCGCGAGTCCGTCGTCGCGCCGCCCGCCGGCGAGGACGTGCTGCGGGTCGCGGTGTGCGCGGTGCCGCTGATGTCGAACTTCACCGACGTGGACGCGCTGGCCGCCGAGCCGGGTGTCGTCGTGCGGTTCGTGGACCGGGCCGAGGAGCTCGTCGACGCCGATCTGGTGGTGGTGCCGGGCACGCGCGGGACCGTGAAGGCGCTGGAGTGGCTGCGCGAGCGCGGGCTGGCGGAGGCGCTGGTCCGGCGGGCCGCCGAGGGGCGGCCGGTGCTCGGCATCTGCGGCGGCTTCCAGGTGCTCGGTGAGCGCATCGAGGACGAGGTCGAGTCACGGGCCGGGGTCGTCGACGGGCTCGGGCTGCTGCCCGTACGGGTGCGGTTCGCCGCGGAGAAGACCCTCGCCCGGCCGGTGGGCGAGGCCCTCGGCGCGTACGTCGAGGGGTACGAGATCCATCACGGGGTCGCCGACGTGCTCGGCGGGGAGGCCTTCCTGGACGGGTGCCGGGTCGGTTCCGTGTGGGGCACGCACTGGCACGGGTCGCTGGAGTCGGACGACTTCCGGCGGGCCTTTCTGCGGGAGGTCGCGGCGGCGGCCGGGCGGCGGTTCGTGCCGGCGCCGGACACGTCGTTCGCGGCGCTGCGCGAAGAGCAGCTGGACCGGCTCGGGGATCTCATCGAGCGGCATGCCGATACCGATGCGCTGTGGCGGCTGATCGAAGGGGGCGCTCCTGCGGGGTTGCCGTTCGTGCCGCCCGGGGCGCCGTCTTGA
- the cobC gene encoding Rv2231c family pyridoxal phosphate-dependent protein CobC: protein MPGADGDGPDLRHHGDAEVRDDGEKLTDLAVNVRTGTPPLWLREHIGGALEGLAAYPDGRAARAAVAARHGVPAERVLLTSGAAEAFVLLARALEVRRPVVVHPQFTEPEAALRDAGHAVRRVLLPEEDGFRLDPRLVPGDADLVVVGNPTNPTSVLHPAEAVARLARPGRVLVVDEAFMDAVPGERESLAGRTDVPGLVVLRSLTKTWGLAGLRIGYVLAAPDVVAALERAQPLWPVSSPALVAAEACVSARGVAEAEAAARDIADDRAHLVDLLGELAGLGVRVAGPAQGPFLLVRVPDAAGVRERLRAAGFAVRRGDTFPGLGPDWLRVAVRDRRTSAAFVTALREVLTSR, encoded by the coding sequence GTGCCGGGTGCGGACGGGGACGGGCCCGATCTGCGCCATCACGGGGACGCCGAAGTCCGCGACGACGGCGAGAAGTTGACGGATCTCGCGGTGAACGTCCGGACGGGGACTCCGCCGCTGTGGCTGCGGGAGCACATCGGCGGTGCGCTGGAGGGGCTCGCCGCGTATCCGGACGGGCGGGCGGCGCGGGCGGCGGTGGCGGCGCGGCACGGGGTCCCGGCGGAGCGGGTGCTGCTGACGTCGGGCGCGGCCGAGGCGTTCGTGCTGCTCGCGCGGGCCCTCGAGGTGCGGCGGCCCGTCGTGGTCCATCCGCAGTTCACGGAGCCGGAGGCGGCGCTGCGCGATGCCGGGCACGCGGTGCGGCGGGTGCTGCTGCCGGAGGAGGACGGGTTCCGGCTCGATCCGCGGCTGGTGCCGGGCGACGCCGATCTGGTCGTGGTCGGCAATCCGACCAATCCGACCTCGGTACTGCATCCCGCCGAGGCGGTGGCGCGGCTGGCGCGGCCGGGGCGGGTGCTGGTCGTGGACGAGGCGTTCATGGACGCGGTGCCGGGCGAGCGGGAGTCCCTGGCCGGGCGGACGGACGTGCCGGGTCTCGTGGTGCTGCGGAGCCTGACGAAGACGTGGGGGCTGGCCGGGCTGCGCATCGGGTACGTGCTGGCCGCGCCGGACGTCGTGGCGGCGCTGGAGCGGGCGCAGCCGCTGTGGCCGGTGTCGTCGCCGGCGCTGGTCGCGGCCGAGGCGTGCGTGTCGGCGCGCGGGGTCGCCGAGGCGGAGGCGGCGGCGCGGGACATCGCGGACGACCGGGCCCATCTGGTCGACCTGCTCGGGGAGTTGGCCGGTCTCGGGGTGCGCGTGGCCGGGCCCGCTCAGGGGCCCTTCCTCCTCGTACGGGTTCCGGACGCGGCCGGGGTGCGGGAGCGGCTGCGGGCGGCCGGGTTCGCGGTGCGGCGCGGCGACACGTTCCCGGGACTCGGCCCCGACTGGCTGCGGGTGGCCGTGCGGGACCGGCGGACGAGCGCGGCGTTCGTGACGGCGCTGCGGGAGGTGCTGACCTCGCGGTGA
- a CDS encoding amidohydrolase family protein: MTDGGVLHVRGRVLAGPDDVRDELWVVGGRVTYDRPATAGLDVTTVDGWALPGLVDAHCHVGLDAHGPVPAETAEKQALTDRDAGTLLLRDAGSPSDTRWIDDREDLPRIIRAGRHIARTRRYIRNYAHEIEPEDLVAYVAQEARRGDGWVKLVGDWIDRGTGDLGACWPRDAVEAAIAEAHRLGARVTAHCFAEESLRDLVEAGIDCIEHATGLTDELIPLFAERGVAIVPTLVNIATFPDLAAGGEGKFPRWSAHMRRLYERRYDTVRSAYDAGIPVFVGTDAGGSLAHGLVAAEVAELVRAGIPSREAVSATAWGARAWLGRPGLEEGASADLVVYGADPRADVGVLASPRRVVLRGRVVG; the protein is encoded by the coding sequence ATGACCGATGGCGGGGTGCTGCATGTGAGGGGCCGGGTGCTGGCCGGGCCCGACGACGTACGCGACGAACTGTGGGTGGTCGGCGGCCGCGTCACCTACGACCGTCCGGCCACGGCCGGGCTCGACGTGACCACGGTCGACGGCTGGGCGCTGCCCGGCCTGGTCGACGCGCACTGCCACGTGGGCCTCGACGCCCACGGCCCGGTGCCCGCCGAGACCGCCGAGAAGCAGGCCCTGACCGACCGGGACGCGGGCACGCTCCTCCTGCGCGACGCGGGCTCGCCCTCCGACACCCGCTGGATCGACGACCGCGAGGACCTGCCGCGCATCATCAGGGCCGGCCGGCACATCGCCCGCACCCGGCGCTACATCCGCAACTACGCGCACGAGATCGAGCCCGAGGACCTCGTCGCGTACGTCGCCCAGGAGGCCCGGCGCGGTGACGGCTGGGTCAAGCTGGTCGGCGACTGGATCGACCGCGGCACCGGCGATCTCGGCGCGTGCTGGCCCCGCGACGCCGTCGAGGCCGCGATCGCCGAGGCGCACCGGCTCGGGGCCCGGGTGACCGCGCACTGCTTCGCCGAGGAGTCGCTGCGCGATCTGGTGGAGGCGGGGATCGACTGCATCGAGCACGCCACCGGCCTCACCGACGAACTGATCCCGCTCTTCGCCGAGCGCGGGGTCGCCATCGTCCCGACGCTCGTCAACATCGCCACGTTCCCGGATCTCGCGGCGGGCGGCGAGGGCAAGTTCCCGCGCTGGTCGGCGCACATGCGGCGGCTGTACGAGCGCCGCTACGACACGGTGCGCTCCGCGTACGACGCCGGGATCCCGGTGTTCGTCGGCACCGACGCCGGGGGGTCGCTCGCGCACGGTCTGGTCGCCGCCGAGGTCGCCGAGCTGGTCCGCGCCGGGATTCCCTCGCGGGAGGCGGTGTCGGCGACGGCGTGGGGCGCCCGTGCGTGGCTGGGCCGCCCCGGCCTGGAGGAGGGGGCTTCGGCGGACCTTGTGGTGTACGGGGCCGATCCCCGGGCGGATGTCGGGGTTCTGGCCTCTCCCCGACGGGTGGTGCTCCGCGGCCGAGTGGTGGGCTGA